AGTTTTGCCATCGGTGATGCCATTCGCGCAGGCGCCGATGTGTTCCTGACCGCCGACCTGAAGTACCACCAATTCTACGAAGCGGAAGGAAAAATAGTGTTGGCAGACATCGGACACTTTGAAAGCGAGCGCTATACAAAAAATTATATTGTTGACTATCTTACCGAAAAAATGCCTACTTTTGCAATCATTTTATCAGAAGTAAACACTAATCCGGTTAAGTACGTATAAATCTATGGCGACGACAAAAGAACTGAGCGTTGAAGACAAACTGAGGGCTATTTATGATCTGCAATTGATCGACTCACGAATCGACGACATCCGTAATGTGCGTGGCGAGCTTCCGCTGGAGGTACAGGACCTCGAAGACGAAGTGGCCGGCCTTAGGTCGCGTGCCGAGAAACTGAAAGCCGATCTTGACGTTATTGACGACCAGATCAAAGCCCGCAAAAATGCCATCGAGGAGCACCGCGAGGCCATAAAGAAATACGCCAAGCAACAGGAAACGGTTCGCAACAACCGCGAATTCAACTCGCTTGCGAAAGAAATCGAATTCCAGGAACTGGAAATCCAATTGGCTGAGAAGCAGATCCGCGAAATGAAATCGTCGATCGAATACAAAAGACAACTGGTCGACCAGTCAGAGGAAAAACTCAACGAGAAGCAACAGCACCTCGAGCACAAAAAAGCGGAACTCGATGCCATCATGGCCGAAACCGCAAAAGAAGAGGATTTCCTGGTAGCGAAATCAGCCGAGTTCGAAGCGCTGATCGAGCCACGCCTTTTGGCTGCTTACAAGCGCATCCGGGGCAGTGTCCGCAACGGACTCGCCGTCGTATCCATCGAGCGCGGCGCCTCTGCCGGTTCGTTCTTTACGATTCCTCCACAAACACAGGTAGAAATCGCAGCGCGCAAGAAAATCATCACCGACGAACATTCAGGTCGTATTCTGGTCGATGCCACGCTCGCCCGCGAAGAGAAGGAAAAGATGGAAGAAATTTTCGCCAGCGTTTCCTAAACGATAGCAAGCCCCGAAACGGGGCTTTTTTTATGGAAAGTACGAAACAACGTCTGCTGGCCCGCAGCCTCGGGACCTGCATCAACATCCTCGCCTATATCGCGCCACGACAGGCGGCCGGTTTGGCCCACCGGTTCTTTAGTCGTCCGCGATACGGGCGGTTGGAAGCCCATGCCCTTCCCGACCCACTGAATCAGGCACGAAAGTCGGTCTATCCTTCTGCACTCGGAAACATCGTTTGTTATGAATGGGGCAGCGGTCCAAAGATACTGTTGCTGCATGGCTGGGAAAGCCATTCAGGCCGCTGGGAACGACTCCTACCCTTTCTCGATGGTTTCCATGTGATGGCCATCGACGCCCCCGGGCACGGACAAGACAGCGGGATCGAATTCAACGCCCCAAGATATGCCGCCTTTGCCGATGCGGTTTCTGCCACCTTCCAACCCGATTTCATCATCGGGCATTCGATGGGTGGTATTTCACTACTGTATCTGCTTCACCGATACCCGATGCCGCAACTGCGTAAAGCGGTTGTGATGGGTGCACCCTCCGAAATGACGGCCATCGTAACCAATTTCAACGACCAACTCGGCCTTTCCAAACGGGCGCGACAGGTGTTCGACGTGTATATCGAAGCGCGTTATGGCTTTCTTCCCTCCGCTTTTTCAGGTGCCGCTTTCGCGAAAACCATCACTGTCGAAACCTTAGTGGTGCACGCTACCGACGATGACATCGTGCCGGTTGCCGAAGGAGAACGCATCGCCGCAGCCTTACCCAACGGGCACTTCCTCTCCGTTACCGGGTCGGGCCATCGCCTGCACGACGATGCGCTGTATGCCGACATCCGCTCGTTTCTGCGCGCATAGAACAGAGTTGCGTACCTTTGTAGTATGGAGGAACAAAAACGCATCAACAAGTTTATTGCGGAAACTGGCTTTTGCTCGCGCCGTGAAGCCGACAAACTCGTGGCGGACGGCAAGGTGACCATTAACGGCGCGTTGGCTGAGATGGGCTCGAAAGTTACCCCTTCGGATGAAGTACGTGTCAACGGAAAACTCCTCGCCGAACGCACCGACAAACCCGTGTACCTGGCCTTCTACAAACCCGTCGGTATTGAATGTACGACCAACCAGACGGTGCGGCACAATATCATCGATTACCTCAATTATCCCGAACGGATCTTTCCCATCGGGCGACTCGACAAAGCCAGCGAGGGACTCATCTTCCTCACCAATGACGGCGATATCGTCAACAAAATCCTGCGGGCCCATTACCACCATGAAAAGGAGTATGTCGTAACGGTGGATAAGCCCATCACCGACCGTTTCATCCAGCGGATGGGGAACGGCGTACCGATACTCGGCACCGTAACCCGCAAGTGCAAAGTGACGCAGATCGACCGTTTTACGTTCACCATCATCCTGACACAAGGCCTCAACCGCCAGATCCGCCGGATGTGCGAATACCTTGGATATGAGGTGCAGACCCTGAAACGCATCCGGATCATGAACATTTCGCTTGACGTCCCGAAAGGCCGCTACAGGGAATTGACACCGGCGGAAATTGACCAACTCATCGAACAAACCGGCCGCGAACGGGAAAACCTACAGGAGCGCCTGCTACCAAAAGCTGACCACGCATCATCCCGACCTACAGAGAGAAAGCGATGGAAATAAAGCGCTTCTTCCTTCTCTGGATCGTGCTCCCGATCGGCCTGTATGCGCAGGGCGGACAGCACTTTCTTGACAAAGGGATAGCGGCGTATGAAAAAGACCGTTACCAAGAGGCGGCAGGTCTTTTTGAAAAAGCGGTGTCTGAAGCCAAACGGGAACACAACGTTCCGGTTCAGATGACGTCGTTCAACAATCTGGGCAATTGCTATTCGCAGCTCGGCCAATCAGAGAAAGCCCTCGCCTATTACCTAAAAGCGCAGAAAATGGCGGTCACCGCACGCGATCCGCGGTATGAGGCCAAAATCCTGATGAATATCGGGGCGTTGTATTCGGAGCAAAAGGACCTCAGCCAGGCCTTATCGCACTTCGAAAAGTCGATCGCGGTAGCCGAAAAAACCGGCGATACGAAACTCACGGCCGATTGCCTGAACAATATGGGCATTGTGTATGAACAGCGGCAGGACTTCGATCATGCGCTCAAGGTATACGACCGGGCGCTTCGTTTGTATACGACCACCCAAGACGACGGCCGGATCTCGATGGCCCATAACAACCTCGCCATCGTGCAGAAAGCCCGCGGACGTTATGACGAGGCGGCGGCGCACTACCGGATGGCTTTGGCTATTGCCGAAAAGAACGACGACCGCTATATGATGGCCGCGACCTATAACAACATGGGCAACCTTGAAATCGTAGCCGGTCGCCCGAAAACAGGACTCAACTACTGCCTGCGTGCCTGGAAAGAAGCCCAGACGCTGGGTGCCCGGGAGATTGAAGTGGAGGCACTCGACGGCATCGCCACCGCGTATGAAAAAATGGGAAGGCTAACAGAATCGCTTGACTTCCGGAAACGGTACGAAGCCGCCAAAAATGACTTTGTCAATACCGAGCGCTCCCAGCAATTAACCGAGATGTCGGTGAAGTACGAAAGTGAGAAAAAGGCGGCCGACATCCGCATCCTGCAACAAAAACGGCAATTGGATGCCCTTGCGCTGCACGACCGCGACCTCCGTATTGAAAACCAGCGCCGGGTCATTGTGTTCGTCTTCATCGGTATGGCGCTGCTCGCCCTGTCCCTAGTTTCTATTTTATACGTGCAACGCATCCGGCGGAAACTACTGCGTGAGAAAACGATACGCGAAACCGAAGAAGCCGAGCGCGCCCGTATGGCGAAAGACATACACGACGACCTGGGATCTGGTTTGGCCAAGATCAACTTCCTGAGTGAAGTCATCGTGCGCGAAACGGCAGGAAAGGAAAACGTCAGGAACAGTGCCGAGTCGGTTCGGGAAACCGCCATCCGACTTGTGGAAAACATGCGCGACCTTATTTGGGCGTTGAATCCGGATAATGCGACGTTTGATCACCTGCTGTCACGCATACGTGAATACGCTACCGACTACCTCGAAACCTTCGATATCGCCGTAAGGTATGACTTTGATCAGGTTCCCACAGGACTCACGCTTAAAAGAGAAAGCTACCACCACGTTTTGATGGTGGTGAAGGAAGCGCTGAACAACCTGGCCCGGCATTCGGGTGCGACGGACGCCTTCCTTACGGTTACGGTCACCGAGGGTGAAATCGTGCTTGCCATCCGCGACAATGGAAAAGGCCTCGACCCGGAAACCGTCCGAAAAGGCAACGGACTTGCCAACATGCGCAAGCGGATCGAGGGCATCGGTGGGCGAATGGAAATCGACGGATCAAACGGAACACAGCTTTCCTTTTTCATCCCGCTGCGTTGACATATACCCAAAAAGTGGTAGTGCGCGAATAGCTGTATTTCATACATTTACCGTATGGATATCAAAGTCGCCATCATCGAAGACGAACAACAGATTCGGGAAAGCCTCGCCGTTTTGATCAACGGCAGCCTCGGATTCTCCTGCACCGACGTATACGCTACGGCGGAAGAAGCGCTGATCGGGCTGCCCGGATCGGGCGTTGACGTGGTCTTGACCGACATCCATCTTCCGGGAAAAAGCGGCATAGAATGCGTGGCCGAACTGAAACCAAAATGCCCGTCGATGCAGTTCATGATGTGCACAGCCTTCGAAGACACCGAATCGGTGTTTAGTGCCCTGAAAGCCGGTGCTACCGGATACCTTACCAAAACCACCCAACCCGCGCGCGTGCTTGAGGCGATTATCGAAGTCTATCAGGGTGGATCGCCCATGAGCAGCCATATTGCCCGGAAAGTCGTTGCGTCATTTTCGCCTATGCTGACACCGACCGAAAACGGGTTGTCGGTGCGTGAGCGCGAGATACTCGATCACCTATCACGTGGACTCCGTTATAAAGAGATTGCGGGCTTGCTTTTCATTAGTGTAGAAACTGTCCGGACCCACATCCGGAATATCTACGAAAAGTTGCAGGTACGCTCGCGCACCGAGGCCCTTAACAAACTCTACGGCCGCTGATAATTACTACTTTTTTGCGATTGACGCGACCCCCAGGCGCCGATACCTTTGTCTTCGTTAACCTTTAATCAAAACAAAATGAAGACATTACTAAAACAAAAAGTCACCTACGTCGCATTGACGCTCGTGGGAATCCTATCACTGAATTCATGTTCAAACAGCGACGACGACGGTGAGGCGTATGTGTGCGAAACCTGCGTAACGACACCCGATGCGTTGGCAGTAAACGATGCGAAAGCCACCGGCGTGTACAAAGGAATCGTAGTAGGTTCAAGCGGTACGGTGCGCTTCGACATCCAGAATGGAAGCAATACCATCACGGCGGTGCTTACTATCGATGGTACGGTGGTCAACCTGACCGCGCAGGCGATGCCAACAGATGGCGAACCGTATGTATCCGCCTTTACCGGCACGCTTAATGGCAGTCCGGTCAGCGTCACCTTCCAGGTGGGGGCACAGGGCGGGGCTCCGACCGTAGTCACCTCTTCTATTCCAGGACACCCGAACGCGGTTTTTGAAGTGTTCAAAGAAACGTCGACTTCTTTGATTGAAGCGTTTGAAGGCACCTATCAGAAACCGGGGGAAACCGGCATCTTCAATATCATCCTTTCCGAGGCGTTGGGCGGTTTCAAAGGCATTTCAAAAGACGACCAGACGCAGACGGTAAACGACATTGGCGGTGGATATGACGGTGCCACGGGCTATATCACCAATGAAGATGGCGAACAAGTAGCGCGTATCGTCGGCGACGAACTCAACGGCCAGTTCCAGGATTCGGACGGCACGGTCACCGTTACCGGACGACGGACGTTGTAATGATCGTTATAACATGGAAAAGCAGGCTATAGGCCTGCTTTTTTTATTGTCGTCAGAAGCACTTTACGAAGTGCGTCTTTTATATCCCAACACCTTTTCCAGTATACCATAATTTGGTATATTTGAAAAACTTCTGTCATCATGGCTAAAAACACTTCTATTCTGCTGGGTGATCATTTTGAGAATTTCATCAGCGAAGAAATTAAGTCCGGACGTTTTAGTTCTGCCAGTGAGGTAGTTCGATCGGCACTTCGATTACTTGAAGTGCAACAGCAAAAAATACGACAACTTCGTCACGAAATCGAACAGGGCGAAAAGAGTGGGTTTGTCGAAGACTTTAACGCCGATGACTATCTCGAAAGTCTTCACAAGAAGTATTTATGAGGTATCGGATAAGCCGGAAAGCACTCGAAGATCTTGATCAAATCTGGCTATATACCTTCCAGCATTGGTCAGCACGGCAAGCCAACCATTATTATCGGATGATTCGTCAGGAAATGGAA
This genomic interval from Flavobacterium sp. HJ-32-4 contains the following:
- a CDS encoding zinc ribbon domain-containing protein, with amino-acid sequence MATTKELSVEDKLRAIYDLQLIDSRIDDIRNVRGELPLEVQDLEDEVAGLRSRAEKLKADLDVIDDQIKARKNAIEEHREAIKKYAKQQETVRNNREFNSLAKEIEFQELEIQLAEKQIREMKSSIEYKRQLVDQSEEKLNEKQQHLEHKKAELDAIMAETAKEEDFLVAKSAEFEALIEPRLLAAYKRIRGSVRNGLAVVSIERGASAGSFFTIPPQTQVEIAARKKIITDEHSGRILVDATLAREEKEKMEEIFASVS
- a CDS encoding alpha/beta fold hydrolase, which produces MESTKQRLLARSLGTCINILAYIAPRQAAGLAHRFFSRPRYGRLEAHALPDPLNQARKSVYPSALGNIVCYEWGSGPKILLLHGWESHSGRWERLLPFLDGFHVMAIDAPGHGQDSGIEFNAPRYAAFADAVSATFQPDFIIGHSMGGISLLYLLHRYPMPQLRKAVVMGAPSEMTAIVTNFNDQLGLSKRARQVFDVYIEARYGFLPSAFSGAAFAKTITVETLVVHATDDDIVPVAEGERIAAALPNGHFLSVTGSGHRLHDDALYADIRSFLRA
- the rluF gene encoding 23S rRNA pseudouridine(2604) synthase RluF, which gives rise to MEEQKRINKFIAETGFCSRREADKLVADGKVTINGALAEMGSKVTPSDEVRVNGKLLAERTDKPVYLAFYKPVGIECTTNQTVRHNIIDYLNYPERIFPIGRLDKASEGLIFLTNDGDIVNKILRAHYHHEKEYVVTVDKPITDRFIQRMGNGVPILGTVTRKCKVTQIDRFTFTIILTQGLNRQIRRMCEYLGYEVQTLKRIRIMNISLDVPKGRYRELTPAEIDQLIEQTGRERENLQERLLPKADHASSRPTERKRWK
- a CDS encoding tetratricopeptide repeat protein, whose protein sequence is MEIKRFFLLWIVLPIGLYAQGGQHFLDKGIAAYEKDRYQEAAGLFEKAVSEAKREHNVPVQMTSFNNLGNCYSQLGQSEKALAYYLKAQKMAVTARDPRYEAKILMNIGALYSEQKDLSQALSHFEKSIAVAEKTGDTKLTADCLNNMGIVYEQRQDFDHALKVYDRALRLYTTTQDDGRISMAHNNLAIVQKARGRYDEAAAHYRMALAIAEKNDDRYMMAATYNNMGNLEIVAGRPKTGLNYCLRAWKEAQTLGAREIEVEALDGIATAYEKMGRLTESLDFRKRYEAAKNDFVNTERSQQLTEMSVKYESEKKAADIRILQQKRQLDALALHDRDLRIENQRRVIVFVFIGMALLALSLVSILYVQRIRRKLLREKTIRETEEAERARMAKDIHDDLGSGLAKINFLSEVIVRETAGKENVRNSAESVRETAIRLVENMRDLIWALNPDNATFDHLLSRIREYATDYLETFDIAVRYDFDQVPTGLTLKRESYHHVLMVVKEALNNLARHSGATDAFLTVTVTEGEIVLAIRDNGKGLDPETVRKGNGLANMRKRIEGIGGRMEIDGSNGTQLSFFIPLR
- a CDS encoding response regulator transcription factor, whose product is MDIKVAIIEDEQQIRESLAVLINGSLGFSCTDVYATAEEALIGLPGSGVDVVLTDIHLPGKSGIECVAELKPKCPSMQFMMCTAFEDTESVFSALKAGATGYLTKTTQPARVLEAIIEVYQGGSPMSSHIARKVVASFSPMLTPTENGLSVREREILDHLSRGLRYKEIAGLLFISVETVRTHIRNIYEKLQVRSRTEALNKLYGR
- a CDS encoding type II toxin-antitoxin system ParD family antitoxin, which gives rise to MAKNTSILLGDHFENFISEEIKSGRFSSASEVVRSALRLLEVQQQKIRQLRHEIEQGEKSGFVEDFNADDYLESLHKKYL